One genomic region from Acetonema longum DSM 6540 encodes:
- a CDS encoding YajQ family cyclic di-GMP-binding protein — MAKDCSFDIVSEVDMQEVDNAVNQTVKEISQRFDFRGSKSEVSLEGEQVKVIGDDDYKLKSVIDVLQTKVVKRGLSLKNLDYGKIEPAAQGTVRQMITIKRGIDKEKAKQIVAAVKDSKLKVQAQIMDDQVRVSGKNIDDLQNVMAKLKQADFGIELQFVNYRS; from the coding sequence ATGGCGAAAGATTGTTCCTTTGATATTGTATCGGAAGTGGATATGCAGGAAGTGGATAATGCCGTAAATCAAACCGTAAAAGAGATCAGTCAGAGATTTGACTTCCGCGGCAGTAAGTCGGAGGTCAGCTTGGAGGGAGAACAGGTAAAAGTCATTGGCGACGATGATTACAAATTAAAAAGCGTCATTGATGTATTGCAAACCAAAGTCGTCAAACGTGGACTTTCCTTAAAAAATCTGGATTACGGCAAAATCGAACCGGCAGCCCAGGGAACAGTGCGGCAGATGATTACAATTAAACGGGGTATCGACAAGGAAAAAGCAAAACAAATTGTTGCTGCTGTGAAAGATTCTAAATTAAAAGTGCAGGCTCAGATCATGGATGATCAGGTTCGTGTATCCGGTAAAAATATCGATGATTTGCAAAATGTGATGGCTAAGTTAAAGCAGGCGGACTTTGGTATTGAATTGCAGTTTGTAAACTATAGGTCTTAA